One Mesorhizobium loti genomic window carries:
- a CDS encoding abc transporter related protein, whose product MTRPFLSIRAVRKTFGAFVAVHDVTIDVPKGEFLTFLGPSGSGKSTTLYAIAGFQDPSSGDVLLEDRSLLSVPSHKRNIGMVFQRYTLFPHLSVAENVAFPLRVRRRPDSEVRRKVADMLALVRLEDFADRFPSALSGGQQQRVALARALAYDPPILLMDEPLSALDKKLRQEIQAEIRRIHRETGVTILYVTHDQEEALHLSDRIALFREGRIEQIGTGEDLYLRPASEFVAGFIGNSNFLPAEHLQTTDGTSTIRLGDGSIVTGVKATIPFGQGQKVRLMVRPEAFRLTSGPASAALAVEIVDTAFFGDRRRVVARTASGDEIDVRPTSDAEGADSAIASGQCIFFDPASAFLFPA is encoded by the coding sequence ATGACCCGACCGTTCCTGTCTATACGCGCGGTGAGAAAGACGTTCGGCGCCTTCGTCGCCGTCCATGACGTCACCATCGATGTGCCCAAGGGCGAGTTCCTGACCTTCCTCGGCCCGTCTGGCTCAGGTAAGTCGACGACGCTCTACGCCATTGCCGGCTTTCAGGATCCGAGCTCGGGCGATGTGCTCCTGGAGGACAGGTCGCTGCTCTCGGTGCCGTCGCACAAGCGCAACATCGGCATGGTTTTCCAGCGCTACACGCTGTTCCCGCATCTGAGCGTCGCCGAGAATGTCGCCTTTCCGTTGCGCGTGCGCCGCCGGCCGGACAGCGAGGTCAGGCGCAAGGTCGCCGACATGCTGGCGCTGGTGCGCCTCGAAGACTTCGCCGACCGCTTTCCTAGCGCGCTATCGGGTGGCCAGCAGCAGCGCGTGGCGCTTGCCCGGGCGCTCGCCTACGATCCGCCGATCCTCCTGATGGACGAGCCACTGTCGGCGCTCGACAAGAAACTGCGCCAGGAAATCCAGGCGGAGATCCGCCGCATCCACCGCGAGACGGGCGTCACCATCCTCTATGTCACGCACGACCAGGAGGAGGCGCTGCATCTTTCGGATCGCATCGCTCTGTTCAGGGAAGGCCGCATCGAACAGATCGGCACCGGCGAGGATCTTTACCTCAGGCCAGCGAGCGAGTTCGTTGCCGGCTTCATCGGCAACTCGAATTTCTTGCCGGCCGAGCATCTGCAAACAACGGACGGTACGTCAACGATCCGCCTCGGCGACGGCTCGATCGTGACCGGTGTCAAGGCGACAATACCCTTCGGTCAAGGCCAGAAGGTCCGGCTGATGGTGCGCCCGGAAGCCTTCCGCCTCACGTCGGGGCCTGCGAGCGCGGCTTTGGCCGTCGAGATCGTCGACACCGCCTTCTTCGGTGACCGCCGCCGTGTCGTGGCGCGCACGGCCAGCGGCGACGAGATCGATGTCAGGCCAACCTCTGACGCAGAGGGGGCGGACAGCGCCATTGCATCAGGTCAGTGCATCTTTTTCGATCCCGCTTCGGCGTTCCTGTTCCCGGCCTGA
- a CDS encoding transcriptional regulator, with the protein MEQSRLSKKERHALILSEVRRSASIRISRLALRLGVAGETIRRDLIELGDAGLLNRTYGGATISLVTSEPVIAERSQTMIEERARIGRGAAGLVEKGQIVMIDGGSTTYEVARSLSQLKRELTIITNSIGVASVTGANPTFRVILCPGTYDSREASVVGEDTVEFVRRYNADIAIIGASSLSADGPSDMISGAAAVKRAMIARALSTALVVTNDKFGRNSLERVCALGELSDIVTDREPQPALRAVIEAAGTELHVFSGD; encoded by the coding sequence ATGGAGCAAAGCCGGCTATCGAAGAAGGAGCGGCATGCACTCATCCTGTCGGAAGTGCGTCGCTCGGCCTCGATCCGTATCTCCAGGCTCGCTTTGCGCCTGGGTGTCGCCGGCGAAACGATCCGCCGCGACCTGATCGAGCTTGGCGATGCGGGGTTGCTCAACCGTACCTATGGCGGCGCGACGATCTCGCTGGTGACATCCGAGCCGGTGATCGCCGAGCGCAGCCAGACCATGATCGAGGAGCGTGCCCGGATCGGGCGTGGCGCGGCGGGATTGGTCGAGAAAGGCCAGATCGTGATGATCGATGGCGGCTCGACGACCTACGAGGTGGCGCGCAGTCTCTCGCAGCTGAAGCGCGAGCTGACCATCATCACCAACTCCATCGGCGTGGCCTCGGTAACTGGGGCCAATCCGACGTTCCGGGTCATCCTGTGCCCCGGCACCTATGACAGCCGCGAAGCCAGTGTGGTCGGCGAGGATACGGTGGAATTCGTCAGGCGTTACAATGCCGACATTGCCATCATTGGCGCCTCGAGCCTGTCCGCGGACGGGCCTAGCGACATGATCTCGGGGGCGGCCGCGGTCAAGCGGGCGATGATTGCGCGCGCGCTGTCGACAGCGCTTGTGGTGACCAATGACAAGTTCGGCCGCAACAGTCTCGAACGCGTCTGCGCGCTCGGCGAGCTTTCCGACATCGTCACCGATCGAGAGCCGCAACCGGCGCTGCGCGCTGTCATTGAGGCGGCTGGAACGGAACTTCATGTCTTCAGCGGCGACTGA
- a CDS encoding Saccharopine dehydrogenase: MAKVALIGASGAVGSRLLKELSDRGHTVTGIARNPEKIAALPGVTARKGDVFDKEGLANLIRGHDVVISAVHFLDSDPDTLIAAVRASGVKRYLVVGGAGSLEVAPGKRLVDTPEFPAIYKAEAQKGADFLDTLKTVGDLDWTFLSPSAMFVPGERTGKYRLGKDTLLASDKGSSISFEDYAIVMVDEIEKPAHVRQRFTVGY; this comes from the coding sequence ATGGCAAAAGTCGCTCTCATCGGCGCATCAGGCGCAGTCGGTTCGCGCCTGCTCAAGGAACTCTCCGACCGTGGCCACACGGTCACCGGTATTGCCCGCAACCCTGAAAAAATCGCCGCGCTGCCCGGTGTGACGGCCAGGAAGGGCGATGTCTTCGACAAGGAAGGTCTCGCCAATCTGATCCGAGGTCATGATGTGGTAATCAGTGCCGTGCACTTTCTGGACAGCGATCCCGATACGCTGATCGCCGCGGTACGCGCTTCGGGCGTGAAGCGCTACCTCGTCGTCGGCGGCGCCGGCAGCCTTGAAGTCGCCCCCGGCAAAAGGCTGGTCGACACCCCCGAATTCCCGGCAATCTACAAGGCCGAGGCGCAGAAGGGCGCGGACTTCCTCGACACGTTGAAGACCGTTGGCGACCTCGACTGGACCTTCCTGTCGCCTTCCGCCATGTTCGTCCCGGGTGAGCGCACCGGCAAATACCGCCTTGGCAAGGACACGCTTCTGGCGTCGGACAAGGGCAGCAGCATCTCCTTCGAGGACTATGCCATCGTCATGGTCGACGAGATCGAGAAGCCTGCCCATGTCAGGCAGCGGTTCACTGTCGGCTATTGA